One genomic window of Gemmatimonadota bacterium includes the following:
- a CDS encoding chlorite dismutase family protein: MSEETGKTPDILERGAPVDGQPQTAETRLYMQLNVFTLSGTESGGQPGQPGQTRPMAEDIAARLGNSGLDAAVYLDVNDPLGIGVLFLAEDPDTFVTDIRNLLTERPFDVLDRRGSMTMLGRTYSMGFEPDLMESLIHRPRNTVLNPDWPWAIWYPLRRNGAFARLEHKEQRQILMEHAHIGRAYGRADFAHDIRLACYGLDEADNDFVIGLIGKDLYPLSRVVQDMRKTQQTALYIDSLGPFFVGKKTWSSDP; encoded by the coding sequence GTGAGTGAAGAAACCGGGAAAACCCCCGACATCCTTGAACGCGGCGCGCCCGTCGACGGGCAACCCCAGACGGCCGAAACGCGGCTGTACATGCAGCTCAACGTATTCACCCTGTCCGGCACCGAATCCGGCGGCCAGCCTGGTCAGCCTGGCCAGACGCGGCCCATGGCAGAAGACATCGCGGCCAGGCTCGGGAATTCCGGCCTGGATGCCGCGGTGTACCTCGACGTCAACGATCCCCTGGGCATCGGCGTGCTGTTTCTCGCCGAAGATCCCGATACCTTCGTAACCGATATCCGGAACCTGCTGACGGAACGGCCTTTCGATGTCCTGGACCGCCGCGGGTCCATGACGATGCTCGGCAGGACCTACTCCATGGGATTCGAGCCGGATCTGATGGAATCGCTCATCCACCGGCCGCGCAACACCGTGCTCAATCCCGACTGGCCCTGGGCCATCTGGTACCCGTTGCGGCGCAACGGCGCCTTCGCGCGACTGGAACACAAGGAACAGCGCCAGATCTTGATGGAACACGCCCACATTGGGCGGGCCTACGGCCGGGCCGACTTCGCCCACGATATCCGCCTGGCCTGTTACGGGCTGGACGAGGCGGACAACGACTTCGTCATCGGGTTGATCGGCAAGGACCTCTACCCGCTGTCCCGGGTCGTGCAGGACATGCGCAAGACCCAGCAGACCGCGTTGTACATCGATTCGCTCGGACCGTTCTTCGTCGGCAAGAAGACCTGGTCGAGCGACCCCTGA
- a CDS encoding ferrochelatase — translation MRGGSPLNYDALLLVSFGGPEGPDDVIPFLERVLKGRRVPRERMMEVAEHYHHFGGVSPINGQNRALISALEEAFETRDLSLPVYWGNRNWHPLLSDTVGRMAADGIQRALAFVTSPYSSWSNCRQYLENIEDARREAGSGAPVIEKIRPFFNHPGFIETMAARVRSALDRLPEERLPRAHLVYTAHSIPLAMAGGCAYEAQLREASRLISERVGMSSWALTFQSRSGPPAQPWLEPDVCDYIRSFRASDAARADAAHNADAADQADQAGQADRADRDIVVIPVGFISDHMEVAYDLDVEARACCDELGVRMVRAETAGTHPRFVDMIVELVEERLSPGAARPAEGVLGPWPDRCPLDCCPQGR, via the coding sequence ATGCGGGGAGGAAGCCCGTTGAACTACGACGCACTGCTCCTGGTATCTTTCGGAGGCCCCGAGGGCCCGGACGATGTGATCCCCTTCCTGGAGCGCGTGCTCAAGGGCCGGCGCGTCCCCCGGGAACGGATGATGGAGGTCGCGGAACACTACCACCATTTCGGCGGAGTCAGCCCGATCAACGGCCAGAACCGTGCGCTGATCTCCGCCCTGGAAGAGGCATTCGAAACCCGCGACCTTTCCCTGCCGGTCTACTGGGGAAACAGAAACTGGCATCCCCTGCTTTCGGATACGGTCGGGCGCATGGCCGCGGACGGGATTCAGCGGGCCCTGGCCTTCGTCACGTCCCCGTACAGCTCCTGGTCAAACTGCAGGCAGTACTTGGAGAACATCGAGGATGCCCGGCGCGAAGCGGGGTCCGGCGCACCGGTGATCGAGAAGATCAGGCCCTTTTTCAATCATCCGGGATTCATCGAAACGATGGCGGCGCGCGTACGCTCCGCGCTGGATCGCCTGCCGGAGGAACGCCTTCCGCGGGCGCACCTCGTGTACACCGCCCACAGCATACCCCTGGCCATGGCCGGCGGCTGCGCGTACGAAGCGCAGCTCCGCGAAGCGTCCCGGCTCATCAGTGAGCGCGTGGGCATGTCCTCCTGGGCGCTGACCTTTCAGAGCCGCAGCGGGCCGCCCGCGCAGCCCTGGCTGGAACCCGACGTCTGCGACTACATCCGGTCGTTCCGCGCATCGGACGCGGCCCGGGCAGATGCGGCGCATAACGCGGACGCGGCGGACCAGGCGGACCAGGCGGGCCAGGCAGACCGGGCGGACCGCGATATCGTGGTGATCCCCGTGGGATTCATCTCCGACCACATGGAGGTGGCCTACGACCTGGACGTGGAAGCGCGGGCCTGCTGCGATGAACTCGGGGTGCGCATGGTCCGGGCGGAGACGGCGGGGACCCATCCCCGCTTCGTGGACATGATCGTGGAGCTCGTAGAAGAGCGGTTATCCCCGGGGGCGGCCAGGCCGGCCGAGGGCGTCCTGGGTCCCTGGCCCGATCGATGTCCGCTGGACTGCTGTCCTCAAGGCAGGTAG